ctcCATGTCTAAGTCCATATCTCTAGCACATAGTGCAGATTTCAACCTGCTACCAGGAAGATGCAAGGTTGGGGGTACAATATTAGACTGGTTTGGCCATCCACCCATAGGAGATGAGGACCCAGAGGGAGTCAACGGTGGTGTTGATGTGGCTGGTATCAAGACAGCTGGAGACCCAAGAGCAAGTGGGCTGACAGAACCTATGTCCAGTGCTGAACCATTGGCTGAGAAAGATCTAGGTGAAGGCACAGCTGAACCTGTTGAGGCATACAAGGGGCGAAGCTCTTCAGGCTTGTGGGCAAAGAAACAAACCCTTCTTGTGCAATTAATCTCATCTTTGCAGAGCCGTGTTCGATATTGAGCGGGGTGAAGCCAGCACTCAAAAATACCATGTGCATACTCACAAGCGTCACCCTGCCTGCATGACCCCTTTCGAAACTCAGGGCATGGAACGCAGCTATAATGGTATTTCCTTGGATCTCGCCGCCTAGCATTTTCACCAGGGTGAACAAATGGGCACTCCGTCCAATCATGGGAATACGCCCTTGAGCAAGGCTTCACCTTAAATGTATACATTCTAAATTCATCAGTACCATATATACCATTCTTGATGTCTGGAAGGGTGACATCAACAGGATACTCTTTCTTTTCAGTCCCATCTTTTGATAAAATGGGGGTTGAAACTTCCTGTTTATCTTGCCCATCCATTTCATTAGGATTCTGATCAACCACAACACAAGATTCATCATTAGCACAACCACCCTTTAGCACGAGCTCCAGTGCCTTTCCCCTTGAATTAGAATCAGAACCAACAAATGGAACAAGTAAGTCACTAGCATGATTTCCATCTGCATCAACAGTGTTAGGATCAGCAGAGGCATCAAGCAAGAGCTTAACAACCTCAAGAGAAGAAGCAGAGCCACCTGCAGCAGCACAATGAAGCGCCGTGGCCCCATCAGACCCACAACTCCTATTAACATCAACACAACCCATTTCCAAGATATAATTCAAGACATCTTTGCTTCCATATAAGGCAGCAATCATGAGGGGTGTCCTCTCCTCAAAACCCATCCTTTTTGAACCAATTCTCCTTCCATACCACAAGCCTCGCTCATCAATATCACGACCTCCTTCAATTTCTCTCTTAAACCCAATCAGATCATTTGAGGCAGACAATTCGAGCAGAACAGAGAGATCACAGAAAAAGCCATCTCGCTTTTGAAATTCATTCTCCATGGTGAAACCAGTGTGAGTTATCTTCTTTGACCCACTGCACATCGAAATAGTTCTCCTTTATCAGGCCTTGTTAGAATCCCTTTATCCTACAAAATTGCGACAAAGAACATTGAAAACCACTTTTTCAATTTCAAACATTTAATACAAGAATGAAAGAAACATGGATTTGTTTAATATAAGCAATTTTTGGGAGGAAGAGATAAGAAACGCCGATATTTCAACTTGAAAGAAGTTGTAACAAAACTTCCATCAAAATTAATAAGAGCATGGAACTTACAGAAGAATTCTGAACCTTTAAACAAGCAACCACAAAAAAGAATTTGCAGAACTAAAACAAATATATGAAACTGAAAGCAGTTACAATCTTAACAAACATAACTACGCCATCTAACCCACCCTGTATCTAGTTCTCGAGCATAAATTCCACTTTCCACAAATACCGAGGCAGGCACTAAAACCCACAGCTCAAGTTCCCTACGCTTAAAAACCAACCCAAAAGAACATCATCCATGATAGCTCATCACCGGAATGAACCCAAAAATTAGAAATTCCAGCAAACATTGAAAGGATCAGAAAGAACATACCTTTTTCTAAATGCGAAAATGAGAGCGCCAGGCGAAAGCTAAACCCAGAACTAGTCCGCTCTCGCTTATTAAAGTTCTTGAGTTTTACCCTTtacctttatgttttaactacaaaaaaacagaGGGAGAGACTTTTGGGGTCAAAAAGACATTACTATGGTAGAGCTGCTTCATTCTATGGCTCCTCCTCATGAGCCTAcccattgcttttttttttttaattattatctgtATTTTTATCCcataaaaataagttaatgGAGTAATTATTTTTGCATAAATTAACAatatgtttaaatttaaaatataattaatttaactaaattaagtaaattttatattttgacaCATTTTTCTCCATTTCAGTGGAatgcataatatttttttttatagtgcattagataaatttagataaatgtatatttcattcatttaaaaaacaaaatttattatatttttactcatattatttcaaaattagcaaattttttaaattagaagttttattttaaatatatattaaacagaaattataaaaaataataaataaaatattatctaaaaatagaataattattaatttaaaataataataaataaaaatcttattagtttaaatatgatatttttttgaaagttactttaaaaaaataatttaacaagttaatttgagaagaaaaattttaaaaatattaattaaataaaaataactttcatattttataagaattttaaattttttagcttaattatGTAGGGaaagaatatttatttttatactttttcaGCAGAAGAAAAGgtgaggaaaaaagaaaaaagaaaaaagaaacaaaaggcAAAATGAAAGGCAAATTCAAATGAAATTTAGAATAGAGAATACTGGCCCACTATATTCCTAATATCTAACCTCCATCCAGTGATGAGCCGCCACGTTTTCATTGTCCTGTACTCTGTAGAAACGGCCTCACCAAAGAGATGACTGTATCCAGATACCGGATAATCACACTTTACGCGTTTTCGGCCTCTGGTGGATGACGTGGACGAAGCTGCACCGTCACTGTATTTCAATCCTTTtatataaaagaatattttttattgataattaaatCTTGATACTCTCACTGTCAGTCGTTTGCATCTACATAACCAGCTGATTCTAATGGCAAAACCAAAAGGCAAACAGCATTATTGTTGGGCTGTTACATACCATAAACCGAACGTGTTGTCGTTCTACTAAATCTCTTAGTTGGATATTGTTGCGCAATGCGCACTTTGAAACCATCGACGAATAGCAGCGTTCGATGGTTTCCAGAAAGCTCTGTTTGTCTGTTTTTGAATCCCTCTCAACAGTTCCCCCCTCAAAAAAACTCTTTGAATAGTCAtcgttaaattatttaataagaaaaaaaaataaattataactaatacaaaatatttttttattttctattgttGGAAATATTGAGcaaaattgattaataaaaacatatttttctaattaaataaaattaagttattttaaaaaataatactttattttttttagaaaataaaattattttttatactttaacaatattgttaataatattataggtaaatttattaatatagttatctttaaaattaaaattaaattataaaataaattattttattaaaaaatattttataaaaaactatttttaaatataaattattttctcaaGTATAAGAAAACTAAAGTAGTAATAATACAAGATGCTTGCATAGAGATATACATATTTTACGTggctttttttaattaaaaaggtgattttttttattcattcccAAAGCTTTTTTCTATTTGTATccagcaaataaataaaaaagaaaattctgaTTTTATTTTTGCTCTTTTTGCAATGATAAATTATTTCTTtcaaattaagtttttttttttttaaatgatgaaTTTCAGGTTAAGTCTATTAGTGCTTCtttcaaactaaaatttaaatcttgttatttaaaaaaaaataaaaataattattcaatatttataataagatattttaaattttaaagcttttctctttttttttttttaattatctcatTTTTCTCTAGTAAGtatatagaaaaatattatagttaATTGGAATTGTAGtatcattttaattatatttttaaataattaaaatatattataagatattttaaatattcagtATGCCGTTGGAAATTGAATAGAGAAAAGTCCAATGTCTGCCTAAAAATATGGAGACACCaccaaaaacataaaacgaAATGGACCATGAAAGATGAAAACAACCCAAGCGTCTCACAActattcattttcttttgtaCTACTCCCAACTACCCTAATCTATCACTTTCCATCCTTAATTATTCTTCCAGGAAAAAATTGGAATTGGAATTGGATtcctcattt
This is a stretch of genomic DNA from Manihot esculenta cultivar AM560-2 chromosome 2, M.esculenta_v8, whole genome shotgun sequence. It encodes these proteins:
- the LOC110609094 gene encoding zinc finger CCCH domain-containing protein 66, with protein sequence MCSGSKKITHTGFTMENEFQKRDGFFCDLSVLLELSASNDLIGFKREIEGGRDIDERGLWYGRRIGSKRMGFEERTPLMIAALYGSKDVLNYILEMGCVDVNRSCGSDGATALHCAAAGGSASSLEVVKLLLDASADPNTVDADGNHASDLLVPFVGSDSNSRGKALELVLKGGCANDESCVVVDQNPNEMDGQDKQEVSTPILSKDGTEKKEYPVDVTLPDIKNGIYGTDEFRMYTFKVKPCSRAYSHDWTECPFVHPGENARRRDPRKYHYSCVPCPEFRKGSCRQGDACEYAHGIFECWLHPAQYRTRLCKDEINCTRRVCFFAHKPEELRPLYASTGSAVPSPRSFSANGSALDIGSVSPLALGSPAVLIPATSTPPLTPSGSSSPMGGWPNQSNIVPPTLHLPGSRLKSALCARDMDLDMELLGLDNHHRWQQQLMDEISGLSSPSNWNNGLSTGSAFAVSGDRTAELNRIGGVKPTNLEDIFGSLDPSILPQLQGLSVDASASQLQSPTGIQMHQNINQKLRSGYPTNFSSSPVRTSSFGIDPSGAAAAAAAVLNSRAAAFAKRSQSFIERSAVNRHPGFSSPTSSATVMPSNISDWGSPDGKLDWGIQGEELNKLRKSASFGIRSNASSLAAAAVSLPATLDEPDVSWVQSLVKDTSPLKSGHLGFEEQQQQQCHTNTGSSEMLPAWMEQLYIEQEQMVA